One window from the genome of Nicotiana tomentosiformis chromosome 5, ASM39032v3, whole genome shotgun sequence encodes:
- the LOC138892331 gene encoding uncharacterized protein, with translation MKIPWVVGGDFNVLIDEDEKIGEIPVYPPEYEDFACCANSCALFDVGYKGSPFTWWNGRPNSECIFKRPDRIFVNQHFQQLYPRIKVEHLIRTVSDHAPLLMTCGAESMQFVKPFKFLNFWIKHDTFLDVLAIREDIVRVKEILFEEDPTIENRIVLQKAQAELKKYLSFEEQFWKQKEGMTWFDEDDRNIRFFHNYVNGKRQKLQLKRIQNSDGAWLESQELMSLAAVEFFRRQFIQESNPTNFDILNNIPAMVTMERNMKLCKFPSFEEVKHAVFTLSGDSASGPDGFTRLFYQHCWEIVGEDIFNMVERRGKPANVVIKLDMANAYDRVSWQYVLHVLGRMGFAEHYIIMIWNLLANNWGVKQGDPLSPALFILSAEVLTRTTNKLFDDKKFIGYGMPKWIDPLNHLAYADDTIIFSSADTYSLGKIVKVLTQYEQTSGQLINKS, from the exons ATGAAAATTCCTTGGGTAGTCGGAGGAGACTTTAATGTTCTAATAGATGAGGATGAGAAGATAGGTGAGATACCAGTCTATCCACCTgaatatgaagactttgcttgTTGTGCCAATTCTTGTGCTCTGTTTGATGTTGGCTACAAAGGCAGTCCCTTCACCTGGTGGAATGGTCGACCAAACTCAGAATGCATCTTCAAAAGACCAGATAGAATATTTGTCAACCAACATTTTCAACAACTATACCCCAGAATTAAAGTTGAGCATCTTATCAGAACAGTATCAGATCATGCACCACTATTGATGACTTGTGGTGCAGAGTCTATGCAGTTTGTTAAACCTTTCAAGTTTCTTAACTTTTGGATAAAGCATGACACATTTCTGGATGTG CTTGCAATTAGAGAGGATATTGTTAGAGTGAAGGAGATTTTATTTGAAGAAGATCCAACAATTGAGAATAGGATAGTTCTCCAAAAAGCTCAAGCTGAGCTAAAGAAATATCTTAGCTTTGAGGAGCAGTTTTGGAAGCAAAAGGAAGGTATGACTTGGTTTGATGAAGATGATAGGAACATAAGATTTTTTCATAATTATGTCAACGGCAAGAGGCAGAAGCTTCAGCTCAAAAGAATTCAAAATTCAGATGGTGCTTGGCTAGAATCTCAAGAGCTTATGTCTTTAGCTGCAGTAGAATTTTTCAGAAGACAGTTCATACAGGAAAGTAATCCTACAAACTTTGACATTCTTAACAATATACCTGCTATGGTGACTATGGAACGAAACATGAAACTGTGCAAATTCCCATCATTTGAAGAAGTGAAGCATGCAGTTTTTACTCTAAGTGGAGACAGTGCCAGTGGACCTGATGGTTTCACTAGACTATTTTACCAACATTGCTGGGAAATTGTGGGAGAGGACATATTCAACATG GTTGAGAGGAGAGGGAAGCCAGCTAATGTTGTGATTAAACTGGACATGGCTAATGCCTATGATAGAGTTTCATGGCAGTACGTCCTTCATGTACTGGGGAGAATGGGATTTGCTGAACATTACATAATCATGATCTGGAACTTGCTAGCTAACAATTG GGGGGTTAAGCAGGGTGATCCTCTATCACCTGCATTGTTTATTTTATCTGCTGAAGTCCTAACAAGAACAACGAACAAACTGTTTGACGACAAGAAATTCATAGGGTATGGCATGCCAAAATGGATTGATCCTTTGAACCATTTAGCATATGCTGATGATACAATCATCTTCAGTTCAGCGGACACATACAGTTTGGGTAAAATTGTTAAGGTTCTCACACAATATGAACAAACATCTGGACAGTTAATCAACAAGTCCTAG